TTATGGACAGATGGCATAAAGCTTTGGATTTGGCCACACTGTAAAGAATTTGGAAATAAGGGAAATCAAATTCTCTTCAACGCCTTCAATTTGTCAGTATCTTGTTCTCGATGACAGATACAAAATCATCAATCTGAAGTAAATGGAAAATCGGAAGGGCTACAGGTTATACGAAATACAGAATCGAACATTCGTATCTCTTCCGCAGCCTAAGTTATcattagggaaaatatatatatatatatttcgaaaagaagaaaataacgagagagaaatgTAATCATCCCTCTTTTAGAAAATTAGTAGAGATACGAGTTTTCAGAAAataatatttccttcttttttaaataacaaatcaTACCACTGATTACTACGAAAGGAAAACACAGCACCGTCTAATTGATTATAAATCTCACCTGCATTAGCCTCACAGTCGTTAAGATCTAACCTCTTACCGGCATAtttcagtaatattatcatataaaaacagGACTTATAACCTCAATAACCATTATGACCAATAAACACTAGCCACACAATCGCCAGGTCTAATGCAAGCGGCATCAAACATCCCCAATACGCACCCCTCCCCCGTTTTCGCaatccctcccctatctcttagATGGGAACGACTGCAGACAATCCCTGATGATAACCGCAGCCATTATCAGAAGCTCCCCTTGCTCTTTGGGCACGTGCCTGTTCAGGTTCAGGTTCACCGCGCGCTCGCCCGTGATGCCCAGAAACGCGATGTCGTTGTAAGTACAGCTCGAAAGGGGTTTCACGctcttcgcctcctccctcaGGACCTTCTTCAGTAAAACGAACAGGTCCTTGTCGAAGGCGACGGCTAGGAGTCCTGCTAGGGAGTCGGACAGAGAGACCACGGGGAAGGCTTTCTTGTCCTTCAGGCATTCTTTCAAATGGAATATCTTCTGCCAGCCCAGGTCCTCCTCCTGCCCAGAGTGGCTGGGAACTTGTAATTGCTCGCCGTCCTTCACCGGGGAACTCTCGGAATCGACTTCTGCNNNNNNNNNNNNNNNNNNNNNNNNNNNNNNNNNNNNNNNNNNNNNNNNNNNNNNNNNNNNNNNNNNNNNNNNNNNNNNNNNNNNNNNNNNNNNNNNNNNNNNNNNNNNNNNNNNNNNNNNNNNNNNNNNNNNNNNNNNNNNNNNNNNNNNNNNNNNNNNNNNNNNNNNNNNNNNNNNNNNNNNNNNNNNNNNNNNNNNNNNNNNNNNNNNNNNNNNNNNNNNNNNNNNNNNNNNNNNNNNNNNNNNNNNNNNNNNNNNNNNNNNNNNNNNNNNNNNNNNNNNNNNNNNNNNNNNNNNNNNNNNNNNNNNNNNNNNNNNNNNNNNNNNNNNNNNNNNNNNNNNNNNNNNNNNNNNNNNNNNNNNNNNNNNNNNNNNNNNNNNNNNNNNNNNNNNNNNNNNNNNNNNNNNNNNNNNNNNNNNNNNNNNNNNNNNNNNNNNNNNNNNNNNNNNNNNNNNNNNNNNNNNNNNNNNNNNNNNNNNNNNNNNNNNNNNNNNNNNNNNNNNNNNNNNNNNNNNNNNNNNNNNNNNNNNNNNNNNNNNNNNNNNNNNNNNNNNNNNNNNNNNNNNNNNNNNNNNNNNNNNNNNNNNNNNNNNNNNNNNNNNNNNNNNNNNNNNNNNNNNNNNNNNNNNNNNNNNNNNNNNNNNNNNNNNNNNNNNNNNNNNNNNNNNNNNNNNNNNNNNNNNNNNNNNNNNNNNNNNNNNNNNNNNNNNNNNNNNNNNNNNNNNNNNNNNNNNNNNNNNNNNNNNNNNNNNNNNNNNNNNNNNNNNAACANNNNNNNNNNNNNNNNNNNNNNNNNNNNNNNNNNNNNNNNNNNNNAATGAAATACACAAATTTTTGGTTGTAAACATTACATACACGTTACATCATGCCATGTTGCGCTCTGCTAAaacgtataataaaaaaatatatgttcatattactCGGTTTTAATCCCAGCTAACCGGATTTCGCTAAACGACTTTAGTATCATGTAAGTTATTTAAAAAATCGAATGCAAGTTTAAAGTCCCTCGAAAAATACGTTACTTACCAACTGCCAACTCCGGCGCAGAAAATTCCATCAGGCACGCATCACAAGCCATGCAAAAACTTCCCTTTGTGTACGATGTCGACAATTTGCTCGACATGACAAGGCAGAAACAGCAAATTGCCGGCGCGGAGAAGTACTTGAAACATTTCTCAAGCGGGTGGATGAATTTCGCAATTTCCACTTTCGTCAAAACTACGGAGACTCTTTTGGTGTCGAATGCTGGAATAACCCTGACGGCTGACGCGGGGATCTGCTGGTGATAATGCTCCGTGATCAGCTGGTTCACCTGCGTAAACATTTCACTTGCTTTAGCCTGTACCTTTTTCGACAAGCCCTTCCCTGACGTGCAAGGAAGAGTGCAGATGACTGTAATGGCACCAGGTGGTAGAACATGTTCAATGGCCTTCCTCAAATCCAAAAGTTCTGTCATGATGCTGTCGGGGTCATGGCACCCTCTGATAATGTTGTAGGAACCGGCTGACAACACAACCACCAGTCTCCTGTCACTCGATAAACTCTCTTCGACTAGCAGCTTCGTCAGCGCCGTTACGAAGCCCTCATGCAAATCTCTCACGGGCTTTTCCTTCCCGAGGACGTGGACCAAAGGAAACTCCGAGGTCCAAGCGAGCCTGATATTTCTCAGGCGACTATCTGACGCCATTATAAAAGACGCCTTTTCTGCAAATGGAAATTCTTTTCAGTTCCGGAAGTTGTACACATCCTGCCTCTTAGTCTTCAAGCTGTTCTCTAAATTTATTCTAAAGAAACACAAATAGTTACCTGTGCTGACGCCTCCTTGGCTTGACACATACACCACTTCCACATTGCAGTCCTCGTGTAGCACGCATGTAttcgatgatttttttgtttctgctttCGTCTCTTTCGGTTGAGTatgacttttgaaaaaaaaaaaaaaaatgaattagattAAAAACTACGAATGAGAAATGGGTTTTGTGAATGAAAAAATACACTACGATTTACAGATGATCTTACTTAGATATTTGTTAGTAACAAATATATTGCTGCAACAAACAAATAACAGAGAAATATAGAACCAAAGTGGTAGTAAATCTACAAATCTTACCATATAAATACGGTNNNNNNNNNNNNNNNNNNNNNNNNNGGTACACTGTAACGTACGAATTGCCGTTGATCTTTTCATCTACTTGCCTATCTCTATCAGCAAGGAAGCTGTGAGGGTCGGACTTCCCGGGCAGAGGAACAGCCTCTTCAGAAGCCGAGACAGATGCTCTTGAGGATTCTCTTCCAGGTGGAGCAGCGCCGGCGGGATAATCTTTGGTCGAGGCGGAGGTCGCGGGATGAATGACCAACTGGGTGCACAGAAGGAAGCTCCTGTGGATATCCTCGACCATATTCGTGATTTCGCTGTCACTTTTGACGATCTCGGAAAATCTCTTCTTGCCGTGGTTGGACAGAATTATCGACACGTCCCTGTTAAAGCGTTGGTTTTGCTTTGTGATCATGTCGTTCAAATGATTAAACACTTTCCGCTTCTTTTTCCTGCTTAGCTGATTCTTGTACACCCCCGGCACTGTACCCAACACCACGACCGTTCCCGGAGGCAAGATTTTCAGAACGGCCTCCCTCAAGTCCAACAGCTCTTGCAAAACACTTTCGGCAGTGCAGTCTCCTTGCATGATGTTGTAAAAGCCGGCCATCACTATCACGATCCACTTCTTCTTGCTGGACTTTTCCTCAAACAAAATCTTCCTCAGGGAAGCTACGACGTTTTTCTCCATGGCTCGTACTGGGGCTTTTCCCCCGACGACGTGGATCAGAGAACATTTCCGCCAGCAGTCCTGCCACGACTTGCTCGAATCCGCCAGGCGGGCGTCGGATATTAGCACTCGGATGACATGATCTGCAATAGCATAAAATATTGATTTGCGACANNNNNNNNNNNNNNNNNNNNNNNNNNNNNNNNNNNNNNNNNNNNNNNNNNNNNNNNNNNNNNNNNNNNNNNNNNNNNNNNNNNNNNNNNNNNNNNNNNNNNNNNNNNNNNNNNNNNNNNNNNNNNNNNNNNNNNNNNNNNNNNNNNNNNNNNNNNNNNNNNNNNNNNNNNNNNNNNNNNNNNNNNNNNNNNNNNNNNNNNNNNNNNNNNNNNNNNNNNNNNNNNNNNNNNNNNNNNNNNNNNNNNNNNNNNNNNNNNNNNNNNNNNNNNNNNNNNNNNNNNNNNNNNNNNNNNNNNNNNNNNNNNNNNNNNNNNNNNNNNNNNNNNNNNNNNNNNNNNNNNNNNNNNNNNNNNNNNNNNNNNNNNNNNNNNNNNNNNNNNNNNNNNNNNNNNNNNNNNNNNNNNNNNNNNNNNNNNNNNNNNNNNNNNNNNNNNNNNNNNNNNNNNNNNNNNNNNNNNNNNNNNNNNNNNNNNNNNNNNNNNNNNNNNNNNNTCTCTTNNNNNNNNNNNNNNNNNNNNNNNNNNNNNNNNNNNNNNNNNNNNNNNNNNNNNNNNNNNNNNNNNNNNNNNNNNNNNNNNNNNNNNNNNNNNNNNNNNNNNNNNNNNNNNNNNNNNNNNNNNNNNNNNNNNNNNNNNNNNNNNNNNNNNNNNNNNNNNNNNNNNNNNNNNNNNNNNNNNNNNNNNNNNNNNNNNNNNNNNNNNNNNNNNNNNNNNNNNNNNNNNNNNNNNNNNNNNNNNNNNNNNNNNNNNNNNNNNNNNNNNNNNNNNNNNNNNNNNNNNNNNNNNNNNNNNNNNNNNNNNNNNNNNNNNNNNNNNNNNNNNNNNNNNNNNNNNNNNNNNNNNNNNNNNNNNNNNNNNNNNNNNNNNNNNNNNNNNNNNNNNNNNNNNNNNNNNNNNNNNNNNNNNNNNNNNNNNNNNNNNNNNNNNNNNNNNNNNNNNNNNNNNNNNNNNNNNNNNNNNNNNNNNNNNNNNNNNNNNNNNNNNNNNNNNNNNNNNNNNNNNNNNNNNNNNNNNNNNNNNNNNNNNNNNNNNNNNNNNNNNNNNNNNNNNNNNNNNNNNNNNNNNNNNNNNNNNNNNNNNNNNNNNNNNNNNNNNNNNNNNNNNNNNNNNNNNNNNNNNNNNNNNNNNNNNNNNNNNNNNNNNNNNNNNNNNNNNNNNNNNNNNNNNNNNNNNNNNNNNNNNNNNNNNNNNNNNNNNNNNNNNNNNNNNNNNNNNNNNNNNNNNNNNNNNNNNNNNNNNNNNNNNNNNNNNNNNNNNNNNNNNNNNNNNNNNNNNNNNNNNNNNNNNNNNNNNNNNNNNNNNNNNNNNNNNNNNNNNNNNNNNNNNNNNNNNNNNNNNNNNNNNNNNNNNNNNNNNNNNNNNNNNNNNNNNNNNNNNNNNNNNNNNNNNNNNNNNNNNNNNNNNNNNNNNNNNNNNNNNNNNNNNNNNNNNNNNNNNNNNNNNNNNNNNNNNNNNNNNNNNNNNNNNNNNNNNNNNNNNNNNNNNNNNNNNNNNNNNNNNNNNNNNNNNNNNNNNNNNNNNNNNNNNNNNNNNNNNNNNNNNNNNNNNNNNNNNNNNNNNNNNNNNNNNNNNNNNNNNNNNNNNNNNNNNNNNNNNNNNNNNNNNNNNNNNNNNNNNNNNNNNNNNNNNNNNNNNNNNNNNNNNNNNNNNNNNNNNNNNNNNNNNNNNNNNNNNNNNNNNNNNNNNNNNNNNNNNNNNNNNNNNNNNNNNNNNNNNNNNNNNNNNNNNNNNNNNNNNNNNNNNNNNNNNNNNNNNNNNNNNNNNNNNNNNNNNNNNNNNNNNNNNNNNNNTTTCGATTTTCACCCTTACTCACCCCTCTCATAGTGGCTATATTCCCCGGCGAGTGACAGGGTTTTCGCGGCAGCAGAAGGATACTGTGCGACGGTCTCCTCCGACACCACTCCNNNNNNNNNNNNNNNNNNNNNNNNNNNNNNNNNNNNNNNNNNNNNNNNNNNNNNNNNNNNNNNNNNNNNNAGCTGACAGGGGTTTAGGAGTCCTACAGCAGGATGGTCTAGCGGCGGCGTGGAAAAGCGTTCGGCGGTGGAGGAGGGCTTAACGGGAGGGAGAAGAGCGTAGCTATACCGCAGATTAATCGTGCTCTGGTgggaaaaatggggaggaagagagatgattgAAAACGAAAAGTTACTTCTGTGTTGTCTATGGATAGTTTNNNNNNNNNNNNNNNNNNNNNNNNNNNNNNNNNNNNNNNNNNNNNNNNNNNNNNNNNNNNNNNNNNNNNNNNNNNNNNNNNNNNNNNNNNNNNNNNNNNNNNNNNNNNNNNNNNNNNNNNNNNNNNNNNNNNNNNNNNAACCACAAAAAAATGGGTCAGCAGACAGAACTTTAGGAATTACCTGTTTTATCGGTGGTCGAGTCCTATCGGCATACATTATCATTCTCTAAGTTTCACATAATTGCTGTAAGACTGTGCATTCGCTCTGCACTCAAATTTTGGTCATCCAATCTGTGGATACGAAGATGGTAGATGAATAAGCGGAAAAGGTTTAgctgaaatcttttttttttttttgctcactcCTTTGAACAGAGTTATTTANNNNNNNNNNNNNNNNNNNNNNNNNNNNNNNNNNNNNNNNNNNNNNNNNNNNNNNNNNNNNNNNNNNNNNNNNNNNNNNNNNNNNNNNNNNNNNNNGGNNNNNNNNNNNNNNNNNNNNNNNNNNNNNNNNNNNNNNNNNNNNNNNNNNNNNNNNNNNNNNNNNNNNNNNNNNNNNNNNNNNNNNNNNNNNNNNNNNNNNNNNNNNNNNNAGTTTTAGCATTTGGAAAGGATCCCCTTGCCAGTTAGTTAATTTAATTCAGCCATAGTTCAATGGACCAGGAAAAAgagttttatttatctaaataaaaataatactaagttAAAAccatcaaaaaataatttttttttaagaagcaaTGGCCTTACATTTCACAAATATATTCAGTTCAAAAAAAGGTAACAGCCACAAAGCATAAAGCAATTTTGTGCGTATGGAAGCAAACTGGAAACACGTTCATGGTGATACAGAATTTACAGAATTTAATTAAGACAAGGTTCATGTCTTAATTACCATCATTAAAGTACAGGATATAATCATCAAAAATAGATCATTTTTGGGGAAAGGTACACTACTAGTAAATCACCTTGTATTAGTGTAGGATATATAGGCNNNNNNNNNNNNNNNNNNNNNNNNNNNNNNNNNNNNNNNNNNNNNNNNNNNNNNNNNNNNNNNNNNNNNNNNNNNNNNNNNNNNNNNNNNNNNNNNNNNNNNNNNNNNNNNNNNNNNNNNNNNNNNNNNNNNNNNNNNNNNNNNNNNNNNNNNNNNNGGCNNNNNNNNNNNNNNNNNNNNNNNNNNNNNNNNNNNNNNNNNNNNNNNNNNNNNNNNNNNNNNNNNNNNNNNNNNNNNNNNNNNNNNNNNNNNNNNNNNNNNNNNNNNNNNNNNNNNNNNNNNNNNNNNNNNNNNNNNNNNNNNNNNNNNNNNNNNNNNNNNNNNNNNNNNNNNNNNNNNNNNNNNNNNNNNNNNNNNNNNNNNNNNNNNNNNNNNNNNNNNNNNNNNNNNNNNNNNNNNNNNNNNNNNNNNNNNNNNNNNNNNNNNNNNNNNNNNNNNNNNNNNNNNNNNNNNNNNNNNNNNNNNNNNNNNNNNNNNNNNNNNNNNNNNNNNNNNNNNNNNNNNNNNNNNNNNNNNNNNNNNNNNNNNNNNNNNNNNNNNNNNNNNNNNNNNNNNNNNNNNNNNNNNNNNNNNNNNNNNNNNNNNNNNNNNNNNNNNNNNNNNNNNNNNNNNNNNNNNNNNNNNNNNNNNNNNNNNNNNNNNNNNNNNNNNNNNNNNNNNNNNNNNNNNNNNNNNNNNNNNNNNNNNNNNNNNNNNNNNNNNNNNNNNNNNNNNNNNNNNNNNNNNNNNNNNNNNNNNNNNNNNNNNNNNNNNNNNNNNNNNNNNNNNNNNNNNNNNNNNNNNNNNNNNNNNNNNNNNNNNNNNNNNNNNNNNNNNNNNNNNNNNNNNNNNNNNNNNNNNNNNNNNNNNNNNNNNNNNNNNNNNNNNNNNNNNNNNNNNNNNNNNNNNNNNNNNNNNNNNNNNNNNNNNNNNNNNNNNNNNNNNNNNNNNNNNNNNNNNNNNNNNNNNNNNNNNNNNNNNNNNNNNNNNNNNNNNNNNNNNNNNNNNNNNNNNNNNNNNNNNNNNNNNNNNNNNNNNNNNNNNNNNNNNNNNNNNNNNNNNNNNNNNNNNNNNNNNNNNNNNNNNNNNNNNNNNNNNNNNNNNNNNNNNNNNNNNNNNNNNNNNNNNNNNNNNNNNNNNNNNNNNNNNNNNNNNNNNNNNNNNNNNNNNNNNNNNNNNNNNNNNNNNNNNNNNNNNNNNNNNNNNNNNNNNNNNNNNNNNNNNNNNNNNNNNNNNNNNNNNNNNNNNNNNNNNNNNNNNNNNNNNNNNNNNNNNNNNNNNNNNNNNNNNNNNNNNNNNNNNNNNNNNNNNNNNNNNNNNNNNNNNNNNNCTTAAACCCAAGTGCCCAACATGttttaaattacaaaaacatTGGgggaaaatgttatgaaaataggAGGCGTCTTCTTCAGTTCCTAAACTCTGACACAGGAGGATGATATTTGGCTCTACTCGGAAAACAGTGTTGAATGTNNNNNNNNNNNNNNNNNNNNNNNNNNNNNNNNNNNNNNNNNNNNNNNNNNNNNNNNNNNNNNAATAACAANNNNNNNNNNNNNNNNNNNNNNNNNNNNNNNNNNNNNNNNNNNNNNNNNNNNNNNNNNNNNNNNNNNNNNNNNNNNNNNNNTTTGTTatctatcacatacacacaactccaCATACTTCCACACCCNNNNNNNNNNNNNNNNNNNNNNNNNNNNNNNNNNNNNTAAATCTTCTACTTTATTTTGAAAGgcgaatttttctttttataaatttttttttcatagtttaacaatcttcattacttttttcccctcctcccatgcAAGCATAAAGCTGATGGTATACGGCACCATCAGCGATGTCAAACTAAtccttttcactttattttaatGTCCGCAAACAAAatccgtgtaaaaaaaaaatatcgatattAATTAACCAGGCATTTTCATTAAGGCTTTCTCCCTTCTCACGCCCATCTATCTGTTATATTTTTCCACTGGACTAAATTCTCATGTCGTAATCTCATTGAAATTAAACGTTAGCAAAGCCATACGTTCTTTTTTCACGTTTCCCGACTTTCAAGTTGAATGGCCAGACAGACACTTCTTCACCTACAAATTCAAGTGTTTTCTTCTTCCTNNNNNNNNNNNNNNNNNNNNNNNNNNNNNNNNNNNNNNNNNNNNNNNNNNNNNNNNNNNNNNNNNNNNNNNNNNNNNNNNNNNNNNNNNNNNNNNNNNNNNNNNNNNNNNNNNNNNNNNNNNNNNNNNNNNNNNNNNNNNNNNNNNNNNNNNNNNNNNNNNNNNNNNNNNNNNNNNNNNNNNNNNNNNNNNNNNNNNNNNNNNNNNNNNNNNNNNNNNNNNNNNNNNNNNNNNNNNNNNNNNNNNNNNNNNNNNNNNNNNNNNNNNACCTTTTCTTTAGAGNNNNNNNNNNNNNNNNNNNNNNNNNNNNNNNNNNNNNNNNNNNNNNNNNNNNNNNNNNNNNNCATTTCCCACTTCACGAGCGGGAAacgcagacagaggcagaggNNNNNNNNNNNNNNNNNNNNNNNNNNNNNNNNNNNNNNNNNNNNNNN
This region of Penaeus monodon isolate SGIC_2016 chromosome 27, NSTDA_Pmon_1, whole genome shotgun sequence genomic DNA includes:
- the LOC119590705 gene encoding uncharacterized protein LOC119590705 (The sequence of the model RefSeq protein was modified relative to this genomic sequence to represent the inferred CDS: added 74 bases not found in genome assembly), with product MIMYADRTRPPIKQSTINLRYSYALLPPVKPSSTAERFSTPPLDHPAVGLLNPCQLKEKGTRKRNESGNKKEKKKKKEEEVVSEETVAQYPSAAAKTLSLAGEYSHYERDHVIRVLISDARLADSSKSWQDCWRKCSLIHVVGGKAPVRAMEKNVVASLRKILFEEKSSKKKWIVIVMAGFYNIMQGDCTAESVLQELLDLREAVLKILPPGTVVVLGTVPGVYKNQLSRKKKRKVFNHLNDMITKQNQRFNRDVSIILSNHGKKRFSEIVKSDSEITNMVEDIHRSFLLCTQLVIHPATSASTKDYPAGAAPPGRESSRASVSASEEAVPLPGKSDPHSFLADRDSHTQPKETKAETKKSSNTCVLHEDCNVEVVYVSSQGGVSTEKASFIMASDSRLRNIRLAWTSEFPLVHVLGKEKPVRDLHEGFVTALTKLLVEESLSSDRRLVVVLSAGSYNIIRGCHDPDSIMTELLDLRKAIEHVLPPGAITVICTLPCTSGKGLSKKVQAKASEMFTQVNQLITEHYHQQIPASAVRVIPAFDTKRVSVVLTKVEIAKFIHPLEKCFKYFSAPAICCFCLVMSSKLSTSYTKGSFCMACDACLMEFSAPELAVEVDSESSPVKDGEQLQVPSHSGQEEDLGWQKIFHLKECLKDKKAFPVVSLSDSLAGLLAVAFDKDLFVLLKKVLREEAKSVKPLSSCTYNDIAFLGITGERAVNLNLNRHVPKEQGELLIMAAVIIRDCLQSFPSKR